DNA sequence from the Paenibacillus physcomitrellae genome:
ATGAACCGGCAGCTTGAACGGGGAAATATTGCCGCGCGGTTCACCGTCAATCCCTCTTAGACCCACCCAATAGGCCGCGCCGGAGGACATCAGCTTGTCGATTTCGGTGCGGAAGACTTTTTCCCAGTTGTAATCGGTAATATCTGTGACCCGGAAATCGTATAGCCGGCCAATAACCTCAACGTCCAGGCTGTTCATGGCCGCATGGTGGGTCAAATCTAAATTGGCGGCTGTCTGTCCGCTGAAGCCGGAGGGTGCATTTTCGGCTATAGACCGGAACCAAACCGTATAGTTGCCTTCATCGACCCAGGTTGGCATTTGAAAGGTGACCTGCTCTTGCCCGACCGGAATATCGATCCATGTATGGGCCTGGATATACTGGCTCCTGCCTGAGTTCCAAACGTCGAACGGAAACAGTACCTGCTTGTTCGCCGTATATTTGCCGTAATCCCGGTTGCCATAGCCGGGAGCTTGCTGATGCTGGCCGATCGTCGGCAACTTCACCGTAAACGGCCGGTCTAGAATCAGCGCCGCACGGGAGGCATTTGGCGTAATCCGCTGGTTGTGCGCCTGGTCATCCGAAATCCCTGGATACATCACTACGGGTGTGTGAACCGTAACGCTGTTCATCCCGGTGATGGGGAAGGTTTTGTCCGATCCTCCATTGATGTTTCCGGGGAGAAGGCTGTAGCGCAGGGTGCCGGTGGTTGGGTTACCGGATCGGTTGGTCAAGCTCTTACTGACCGTCAAGCCCGATCGATACAGCACATTCTGGCTGATTTGCCCCGGCTGGGGAATAGCGCCTGGGGTGGGAGCTGATTGGCTCGTCCGGGCATTGTTCATAATCGTTGCGCCGTTAAAAACAACCTGATCATTATTAACTTCAATCTGCTGGATGCTCGATTCGGCTTGAGATTGGAACAACGCGCCTTCTTGCGGAGTAGGCGGCTCACTCTCCCCACCGGATACCTCCTCGGTTCCCAGATCAATCGCACTGCAGGAAGCTGGATGGACATGAGCGTCCACGCTGGAATCATGTTGTGTGGTTACCGCCGGGGCGGTATAACCAGACGGACTTAA
Encoded proteins:
- a CDS encoding DUF5704 domain-containing protein produces the protein MRLGQTKQLNATVKTKSGNEGNFGPETNVNTGSGGQTTWTSSNPAVAAVSPSGMVSAAGKGTTTITVLWVKDGFQLTTSTTVTVGEDPGNGGNPPGGGEPIGSCTYTVSSPARGMVSSGSALEPNASGVLKADSRGTEQFDVLRGIPTSESLYANVLGKSYLFQNKWVNMTGTVTYTVPVSKTYHKTWTIPGEPGKEPDDPGKPPEPQESTEQVEQTVIIKRDYSYWIIDHLEVYKLADASVANYALGGYGGSVTLSPSGYTAPAVTTQHDSSVDAHVHPASCSAIDLGTEEVSGGESEPPTPQEGALFQSQAESSIQQIEVNNDQVVFNGATIMNNARTSQSAPTPGAIPQPGQISQNVLYRSGLTVSKSLTNRSGNPTTGTLRYSLLPGNINGGSDKTFPITGMNSVTVHTPVVMYPGISDDQAHNQRITPNASRAALILDRPFTVKLPTIGQHQQAPGYGNRDYGKYTANKQVLFPFDVWNSGRSQYIQAHTWIDIPVGQEQVTFQMPTWVDEGNYTVWFRSIAENAPSGFSGQTAANLDLTHHAAMNSLDVEVIGRLYDFRVTDITDYNWEKVFRTEIDKLMSSGAAYWVGLRGIDGEPRGNISPFKLPVHPGSHPDSAYRNVAVKTGYTFRFD